A window of the Helianthus annuus cultivar XRQ/B chromosome 4, HanXRQr2.0-SUNRISE, whole genome shotgun sequence genome harbors these coding sequences:
- the LOC110933667 gene encoding bromodomain-containing protein 4-like has protein sequence MLIDHAYSDIERDVNNDLLVLSHMSNDSLKQLARYHPNHPEPKKIAEFFGFIKDVNYVDPDLVNHQNWRNEEEMKEAAYADELKALEEFKSTRNDWFVKEPRKRGKKATPKAKKGEGSSSQPKKRQKNVAKTLLIDEPDVEEPVPEAEVETELDVEAEAETEAEANIEVDVRLSPNSQSLLKKLKAFNAKKDKAAVDAQKEKVADDIEGDDVNKSTRSSSSSSEDEIDELRKRKRQEKDDDAYIPSPEHVSESQSTPSGGRKKVGARKRIVSPKIKKVTPKIKKPTKIVLKKKPSQEPSKPPSPPPEPIPHQSPIHSPPHQSPPKQPAPPRQPSPFHLTPPHSPQQIHTITPPQETTLLTSQQIFQTPPLAQPPIQTTPGSSGYKGFPPVPPNLSMGLDEIGDFDFASNVQVKKCRK, from the exons ATGTTGATAGATCATGCTTATTCTGATATTGAAAGAGATGTAAACAACGATCTGTTAGTTCTTTCTCACATGAGTAATGATTCGTTGAAACAGCTAGCTAGATATCATCCGAATCATCCTGAGCCGAAGAAGATAGCTGAATTTTTCGGATTCATCAAGGATGTGAACTATGTTGATCCAGATCTAGTGAATCACCAAAACTGGAGAAATGAGGAAGAGATGAAAGAAGCtgcttatgctgatgagttaAAAGCTCTTGAAGAATTCAAAAGTACACGAAATGATTGGTTTGTGAAAGAACCGAGGAAGAGAGGCAAGAAAGCTACTCCCAAAGCAAAAAAGGGAGAGGGTTCATCTTCACAGCCTAAGAAACGTCAAAAGAATGTTGCAAAGACTTTACTTATTGATGAACCTGATGTGGAAGAACCGGTACCAGAAGCTGAGGTTGAAACAGAACTTGatgttgaagctgaagctgaaactGAAGCTGAAGCTAATATTGAAGTTGATGTTCGTTTATCGCCTAATTCTCAGAGTTTGCTAAAGAAACTTAAGGCTTTTAATGCTAAGAAAGATAAAGCTGCTGTTGATGCTCAGAAAGAAAAAGTAGCTGATGATATAGAAGGTGATGACGTGAACAAAAGTACAAGAAGTTCTTCTAGTTCTTCTGAAGATGAAATTGATGAG TTAAGAAAGAGAAAAAGACAGGAGAAGGATGATGATGCATATATTCCATCTCCTGAACATGTATCTGAATCTCAATCAACTCCTTCAGGTGGAAGGAAGAAAGTTGGTGCTAGAAAAAGGATTGTTTCTCCAAAGATAAAGAAGGTTACTCCAAAGATCAAGAAACCAACGAAGATTGTGCTAAAGAAGAAACCTTCCCAAGAACCAagtaaaccaccatcaccaccacctgaacCAATACCACATCAATCACCTATACACTCACCACCTCATCAATCACCTCCAAAACAACCAGCAccaccaagacaaccatcaccatTTCATCTCACACCACCTCATTCACCACAACAAATTCATACCATTACACCACCACAAGAAACAACCTTACTTACCTCTCAACAAATCTTTCAAACTCCACCACTTGCACAACCACCCATTCAAACCACACCTGGTTCTTCGGGGTACAAAGGTTTTCCACCCGTTCCTCCGAACTTGAGTATGGGTCTTGATGAGATTGGAGACTTTGATTTtgcaagtaatgttcaagtgaaAAAATGTAGAAAGTAA